In Sphaeramia orbicularis chromosome 1, fSphaOr1.1, whole genome shotgun sequence, a genomic segment contains:
- the elf2b gene encoding ETS-related transcription factor Elf-2b isoform X2 has protein sequence MATSQHEGHANQLDLLIRAVEASVHGTNVHCSDKTIEAAEALLHMDSPSSLREDRSPDAYVPSCVASPDFLHAAMRPDMITETEVEISTEDCCEEEDEEMVDLLDEPEPEPDHEPIRKRRAGRKPKTHQSAFSNGSPDLGVKKKPREGKAGSTTYLWEFLLDLLQDKNTCPRYIKWTQREKGIFKLVDSKAVSKLWGKHKNKPDMNYETMGRALRYYYQRGILAKVEGQRLVYQFKEMPKNIVIIDDDKADMPTPDNLTGSESRASYERVPPPSDLLLQATELSSPKKPNILRGGNRPNIAPAPVATGSKTAAAAGGGGGSGSGGGVAVAAGVPRIVTVSTAADGSQTQQSHTAIIPNATGPRTVRVAMQVPVVMTTSLGQKISTVAVQQPAGTTGAAGHTTLLTNTNPIGAAAGGTSSQQKVVIQTIPTMVPATADNGDKITVQLAKIITIPAHQLAQCQLQTSTGSKPSVGTTPAGISLLGSPLTVRALAPVNVTPGTQVMRLTVPTQSPQQALVVSQPGSVGSGGAGVITVSTAKQTVAAQPRIISGVINGSELVIGGPANAGVTVERLKVQAVQVPVTVAVQQNQANPKIVHSVPSEVEDAEVVIKLEAPDVTKTEEPEC, from the exons ATGGCGACTTCACAGCATGAGGGGCACGCAAATCAGCTCGATCTACTTATCAGAGCCG tggAGGCCTCTGTCCATGGAACCAATGTCCACTGCTCTGACAAGACTATTGAGGCTGCAGAAGCTCTGCTACACATGGACTCACCTTCTAGCCTCCGGGAAGACCGTAGTCCAG ATGCTTATGTTCCATCATGTGTCGCGTCACCAGACTTCCTCCATGCCGCCATGCGTCCAGACATGATCACAGAGACAGAGGTAGAGATATCAACGGAGGACTGCtgtgaggaggaagatgaggagatgGTCGACCTGCTGGATGAGCCAGAACCAGAGCCTGACCACGAGCCTATCAGGAAGAGGAGAG CTGGACGGAAGCCCAAGACACATCAGTCAGCCTTTTCCAACGGCTCTCCAGACCTTGGCGTCAAGAAGAAACCAAGAGAAGGGAAAG CAGGGAGCACCACCTACCTATGGGAGTTCCTGTTGGACCTTCTCCAAGATAAGAACACATGTCCCAGGTATATCAAGTGGACGCAGAGGGAGAAGGGCATCTTTAAACTTGTCGATTCTAAGGCTGTGTCCAAACTGTGGGGAAAACACAAGAACAAGCCAGACATGAACTACGAGACCATGGGAAGGGCACTCAG ATATTACTACCAGCGTGGCATCCTTGCCAAGGTAGAAGGCCAGCGGCTTGTTTATCAGTTCAAAGAGATGCCCAAAAACATTGTCATTATTGATGACGACAAGGCAGACATGCCCACTCCAGACAATCTCACTGGCTCAGAGTCCAGAGCGTCCTATGAGCGTGTGCCACCACCATCAGATCTGCTGCTTCAGGCGACTGAACTGTCATCCCCCAAGAAGCCCAACATCCTGAGGGGTGGGAATAGACCCAACATTGCCCCAGCCCCCGTCGCCACAGGcagcaagacagcagcagcagcagggggAGGAGGTGGTAGCGGCAGTGGTGGTGGTGTGGCCGTAGCAGCAGGGGTTCCAAGGATTGTGACGGTTTCCACGGCAGCTGATGGGAGCCAGACACAGCAATCTCACACAGCAATCATCCCAAACGCGACTGGGCCAAG GACGGTGCGAGTTGCAATGCAGGTTCCTGTAGTCATGACAACATCACTGGGTCAGAAGATCTCTACAGTGGCTGTTCAGCAGCCGGCAGGAACGACGGGGGCAGCTGGTCACACTACTCTCCTCACCAACACCAATCCTATTGGTGCAGCTGCTGGTGGCACCAGCTCACAACAGAAG gttGTGATTCAGACCATCCCCACCATGGTCCCAGCCACAGCAGATAACGGAGACAAAATCACTGTCCAGTTGGCTAAGATAATCACAATACCGGCCCATCAGTTAGCTCAGTGTCAGCTGCAGACCTCTACAGGCTCCAAGCCCAGTGTCGGGACCACCCCGGCTGGTATCAGCCTCCTTGGGAGCCCACTGACAGTCCGTGCCCTGGCACCCGTCAACGTCACCCCAGGAACACAAGTAATGAGACTGACAGTGCCAACGCAGTCTCCACAACAGGCCTTGGTAGTGTCTCAGCCAGGGAGTGTTGGGAGCGGAGGGGCAGGTGTGATAACAGTATCAACAGCCAAGCAGACGGTGGCTGCACAGCCTCGGATCATTAGCGGTGTCATCAATGGCTCAGAGTTGGTGATAGGAGGGCCGGCAAATGCAGGAGTCACAGTGGAAAGGCTCAAGGTCCAAGCTGTTCAGGTGCCGGTGACTGTGGCTGTCCAACAAAACCAGGCCAATCCCAAAATTGTCCACAGTGTCCCATCTGAGGTGGAGGACGCTGAAGTGGTGATCAAACTGGAAGCACCTGATGTGACAAAAACAGAAGAACCCGAGTGTTGA
- the elf2b gene encoding ETS-related transcription factor Elf-2b isoform X4: MATSQHEGHANQLDLLIRAVEASVHGTNVHCSDKTIEAAEALLHMDSPSSLREDRSPDFLHAAMRPDMITETEVEISTEDCCEEEDEEMVDLLDEPEPEPDHEPIRKRRAGRKPKTHQSAFSNGSPDLGVKKKPREGKAGSTTYLWEFLLDLLQDKNTCPRYIKWTQREKGIFKLVDSKAVSKLWGKHKNKPDMNYETMGRALRYYYQRGILAKVEGQRLVYQFKEMPKNIVIIDDDKADMPTPDNLTGSESRASYERVPPPSDLLLQATELSSPKKPNILRGGNRPNIAPAPVATGSKTAAAAGGGGGSGSGGGVAVAAGVPRIVTVSTAADGSQTQQSHTAIIPNATGPRTVRVAMQVPVVMTTSLGQKISTVAVQQPAGTTGAAGHTTLLTNTNPIGAAAGGTSSQQKVVIQTIPTMVPATADNGDKITVQLAKIITIPAHQLAQCQLQTSTGSKPSVGTTPAGISLLGSPLTVRALAPVNVTPGTQVMRLTVPTQSPQQALVVSQPGSVGSGGAGVITVSTAKQTVAAQPRIISGVINGSELVIGGPANAGVTVERLKVQAVQVPVTVAVQQNQANPKIVHSVPSEVEDAEVVIKLEAPDVTKTEEPEC; encoded by the exons ATGGCGACTTCACAGCATGAGGGGCACGCAAATCAGCTCGATCTACTTATCAGAGCCG tggAGGCCTCTGTCCATGGAACCAATGTCCACTGCTCTGACAAGACTATTGAGGCTGCAGAAGCTCTGCTACACATGGACTCACCTTCTAGCCTCCGGGAAGACCGTAGTCCAG ACTTCCTCCATGCCGCCATGCGTCCAGACATGATCACAGAGACAGAGGTAGAGATATCAACGGAGGACTGCtgtgaggaggaagatgaggagatgGTCGACCTGCTGGATGAGCCAGAACCAGAGCCTGACCACGAGCCTATCAGGAAGAGGAGAG CTGGACGGAAGCCCAAGACACATCAGTCAGCCTTTTCCAACGGCTCTCCAGACCTTGGCGTCAAGAAGAAACCAAGAGAAGGGAAAG CAGGGAGCACCACCTACCTATGGGAGTTCCTGTTGGACCTTCTCCAAGATAAGAACACATGTCCCAGGTATATCAAGTGGACGCAGAGGGAGAAGGGCATCTTTAAACTTGTCGATTCTAAGGCTGTGTCCAAACTGTGGGGAAAACACAAGAACAAGCCAGACATGAACTACGAGACCATGGGAAGGGCACTCAG ATATTACTACCAGCGTGGCATCCTTGCCAAGGTAGAAGGCCAGCGGCTTGTTTATCAGTTCAAAGAGATGCCCAAAAACATTGTCATTATTGATGACGACAAGGCAGACATGCCCACTCCAGACAATCTCACTGGCTCAGAGTCCAGAGCGTCCTATGAGCGTGTGCCACCACCATCAGATCTGCTGCTTCAGGCGACTGAACTGTCATCCCCCAAGAAGCCCAACATCCTGAGGGGTGGGAATAGACCCAACATTGCCCCAGCCCCCGTCGCCACAGGcagcaagacagcagcagcagcagggggAGGAGGTGGTAGCGGCAGTGGTGGTGGTGTGGCCGTAGCAGCAGGGGTTCCAAGGATTGTGACGGTTTCCACGGCAGCTGATGGGAGCCAGACACAGCAATCTCACACAGCAATCATCCCAAACGCGACTGGGCCAAG GACGGTGCGAGTTGCAATGCAGGTTCCTGTAGTCATGACAACATCACTGGGTCAGAAGATCTCTACAGTGGCTGTTCAGCAGCCGGCAGGAACGACGGGGGCAGCTGGTCACACTACTCTCCTCACCAACACCAATCCTATTGGTGCAGCTGCTGGTGGCACCAGCTCACAACAGAAG gttGTGATTCAGACCATCCCCACCATGGTCCCAGCCACAGCAGATAACGGAGACAAAATCACTGTCCAGTTGGCTAAGATAATCACAATACCGGCCCATCAGTTAGCTCAGTGTCAGCTGCAGACCTCTACAGGCTCCAAGCCCAGTGTCGGGACCACCCCGGCTGGTATCAGCCTCCTTGGGAGCCCACTGACAGTCCGTGCCCTGGCACCCGTCAACGTCACCCCAGGAACACAAGTAATGAGACTGACAGTGCCAACGCAGTCTCCACAACAGGCCTTGGTAGTGTCTCAGCCAGGGAGTGTTGGGAGCGGAGGGGCAGGTGTGATAACAGTATCAACAGCCAAGCAGACGGTGGCTGCACAGCCTCGGATCATTAGCGGTGTCATCAATGGCTCAGAGTTGGTGATAGGAGGGCCGGCAAATGCAGGAGTCACAGTGGAAAGGCTCAAGGTCCAAGCTGTTCAGGTGCCGGTGACTGTGGCTGTCCAACAAAACCAGGCCAATCCCAAAATTGTCCACAGTGTCCCATCTGAGGTGGAGGACGCTGAAGTGGTGATCAAACTGGAAGCACCTGATGTGACAAAAACAGAAGAACCCGAGTGTTGA
- the elf2b gene encoding ETS-related transcription factor Elf-2b isoform X5, with product MATSQHEGHANQLDLLIRAVEASVHGTNVHCSDKTIEAAEALLHMDSPSSLREDRSPDFLHAAMRPDMITETEVEISTEDCCEEEDEEMVDLLDEPEPEPDHEPIRKRRAGRKPKTHQSAFSNGSPDLGVKKKPREGKGSTTYLWEFLLDLLQDKNTCPRYIKWTQREKGIFKLVDSKAVSKLWGKHKNKPDMNYETMGRALRYYYQRGILAKVEGQRLVYQFKEMPKNIVIIDDDKADMPTPDNLTGSESRASYERVPPPSDLLLQATELSSPKKPNILRGGNRPNIAPAPVATGSKTAAAAGGGGGSGSGGGVAVAAGVPRIVTVSTAADGSQTQQSHTAIIPNATGPRTVRVAMQVPVVMTTSLGQKISTVAVQQPAGTTGAAGHTTLLTNTNPIGAAAGGTSSQQKVVIQTIPTMVPATADNGDKITVQLAKIITIPAHQLAQCQLQTSTGSKPSVGTTPAGISLLGSPLTVRALAPVNVTPGTQVMRLTVPTQSPQQALVVSQPGSVGSGGAGVITVSTAKQTVAAQPRIISGVINGSELVIGGPANAGVTVERLKVQAVQVPVTVAVQQNQANPKIVHSVPSEVEDAEVVIKLEAPDVTKTEEPEC from the exons ATGGCGACTTCACAGCATGAGGGGCACGCAAATCAGCTCGATCTACTTATCAGAGCCG tggAGGCCTCTGTCCATGGAACCAATGTCCACTGCTCTGACAAGACTATTGAGGCTGCAGAAGCTCTGCTACACATGGACTCACCTTCTAGCCTCCGGGAAGACCGTAGTCCAG ACTTCCTCCATGCCGCCATGCGTCCAGACATGATCACAGAGACAGAGGTAGAGATATCAACGGAGGACTGCtgtgaggaggaagatgaggagatgGTCGACCTGCTGGATGAGCCAGAACCAGAGCCTGACCACGAGCCTATCAGGAAGAGGAGAG CTGGACGGAAGCCCAAGACACATCAGTCAGCCTTTTCCAACGGCTCTCCAGACCTTGGCGTCAAGAAGAAACCAAGAGAAGGGAAAG GGAGCACCACCTACCTATGGGAGTTCCTGTTGGACCTTCTCCAAGATAAGAACACATGTCCCAGGTATATCAAGTGGACGCAGAGGGAGAAGGGCATCTTTAAACTTGTCGATTCTAAGGCTGTGTCCAAACTGTGGGGAAAACACAAGAACAAGCCAGACATGAACTACGAGACCATGGGAAGGGCACTCAG ATATTACTACCAGCGTGGCATCCTTGCCAAGGTAGAAGGCCAGCGGCTTGTTTATCAGTTCAAAGAGATGCCCAAAAACATTGTCATTATTGATGACGACAAGGCAGACATGCCCACTCCAGACAATCTCACTGGCTCAGAGTCCAGAGCGTCCTATGAGCGTGTGCCACCACCATCAGATCTGCTGCTTCAGGCGACTGAACTGTCATCCCCCAAGAAGCCCAACATCCTGAGGGGTGGGAATAGACCCAACATTGCCCCAGCCCCCGTCGCCACAGGcagcaagacagcagcagcagcagggggAGGAGGTGGTAGCGGCAGTGGTGGTGGTGTGGCCGTAGCAGCAGGGGTTCCAAGGATTGTGACGGTTTCCACGGCAGCTGATGGGAGCCAGACACAGCAATCTCACACAGCAATCATCCCAAACGCGACTGGGCCAAG GACGGTGCGAGTTGCAATGCAGGTTCCTGTAGTCATGACAACATCACTGGGTCAGAAGATCTCTACAGTGGCTGTTCAGCAGCCGGCAGGAACGACGGGGGCAGCTGGTCACACTACTCTCCTCACCAACACCAATCCTATTGGTGCAGCTGCTGGTGGCACCAGCTCACAACAGAAG gttGTGATTCAGACCATCCCCACCATGGTCCCAGCCACAGCAGATAACGGAGACAAAATCACTGTCCAGTTGGCTAAGATAATCACAATACCGGCCCATCAGTTAGCTCAGTGTCAGCTGCAGACCTCTACAGGCTCCAAGCCCAGTGTCGGGACCACCCCGGCTGGTATCAGCCTCCTTGGGAGCCCACTGACAGTCCGTGCCCTGGCACCCGTCAACGTCACCCCAGGAACACAAGTAATGAGACTGACAGTGCCAACGCAGTCTCCACAACAGGCCTTGGTAGTGTCTCAGCCAGGGAGTGTTGGGAGCGGAGGGGCAGGTGTGATAACAGTATCAACAGCCAAGCAGACGGTGGCTGCACAGCCTCGGATCATTAGCGGTGTCATCAATGGCTCAGAGTTGGTGATAGGAGGGCCGGCAAATGCAGGAGTCACAGTGGAAAGGCTCAAGGTCCAAGCTGTTCAGGTGCCGGTGACTGTGGCTGTCCAACAAAACCAGGCCAATCCCAAAATTGTCCACAGTGTCCCATCTGAGGTGGAGGACGCTGAAGTGGTGATCAAACTGGAAGCACCTGATGTGACAAAAACAGAAGAACCCGAGTGTTGA
- the elf2b gene encoding ETS-related transcription factor Elf-2b isoform X3 — MATSQHEGHANQLDLLIRAVEASVHGTNVHCSDKTIEAAEALLHMDSPSSLREDRSPDAYVPSCVASPDFLHAAMRPDMITETEVEISTEDCCEEEDEEMVDLLDEPEPEPDHEPIRKRRAGRKPKTHQSAFSNGSPDLGVKKKPREGKGSTTYLWEFLLDLLQDKNTCPRYIKWTQREKGIFKLVDSKAVSKLWGKHKNKPDMNYETMGRALRYYYQRGILAKVEGQRLVYQFKEMPKNIVIIDDDKADMPTPDNLTGSESRASYERVPPPSDLLLQATELSSPKKPNILRGGNRPNIAPAPVATGSKTAAAAGGGGGSGSGGGVAVAAGVPRIVTVSTAADGSQTQQSHTAIIPNATGPRTVRVAMQVPVVMTTSLGQKISTVAVQQPAGTTGAAGHTTLLTNTNPIGAAAGGTSSQQKVVIQTIPTMVPATADNGDKITVQLAKIITIPAHQLAQCQLQTSTGSKPSVGTTPAGISLLGSPLTVRALAPVNVTPGTQVMRLTVPTQSPQQALVVSQPGSVGSGGAGVITVSTAKQTVAAQPRIISGVINGSELVIGGPANAGVTVERLKVQAVQVPVTVAVQQNQANPKIVHSVPSEVEDAEVVIKLEAPDVTKTEEPEC, encoded by the exons ATGGCGACTTCACAGCATGAGGGGCACGCAAATCAGCTCGATCTACTTATCAGAGCCG tggAGGCCTCTGTCCATGGAACCAATGTCCACTGCTCTGACAAGACTATTGAGGCTGCAGAAGCTCTGCTACACATGGACTCACCTTCTAGCCTCCGGGAAGACCGTAGTCCAG ATGCTTATGTTCCATCATGTGTCGCGTCACCAGACTTCCTCCATGCCGCCATGCGTCCAGACATGATCACAGAGACAGAGGTAGAGATATCAACGGAGGACTGCtgtgaggaggaagatgaggagatgGTCGACCTGCTGGATGAGCCAGAACCAGAGCCTGACCACGAGCCTATCAGGAAGAGGAGAG CTGGACGGAAGCCCAAGACACATCAGTCAGCCTTTTCCAACGGCTCTCCAGACCTTGGCGTCAAGAAGAAACCAAGAGAAGGGAAAG GGAGCACCACCTACCTATGGGAGTTCCTGTTGGACCTTCTCCAAGATAAGAACACATGTCCCAGGTATATCAAGTGGACGCAGAGGGAGAAGGGCATCTTTAAACTTGTCGATTCTAAGGCTGTGTCCAAACTGTGGGGAAAACACAAGAACAAGCCAGACATGAACTACGAGACCATGGGAAGGGCACTCAG ATATTACTACCAGCGTGGCATCCTTGCCAAGGTAGAAGGCCAGCGGCTTGTTTATCAGTTCAAAGAGATGCCCAAAAACATTGTCATTATTGATGACGACAAGGCAGACATGCCCACTCCAGACAATCTCACTGGCTCAGAGTCCAGAGCGTCCTATGAGCGTGTGCCACCACCATCAGATCTGCTGCTTCAGGCGACTGAACTGTCATCCCCCAAGAAGCCCAACATCCTGAGGGGTGGGAATAGACCCAACATTGCCCCAGCCCCCGTCGCCACAGGcagcaagacagcagcagcagcagggggAGGAGGTGGTAGCGGCAGTGGTGGTGGTGTGGCCGTAGCAGCAGGGGTTCCAAGGATTGTGACGGTTTCCACGGCAGCTGATGGGAGCCAGACACAGCAATCTCACACAGCAATCATCCCAAACGCGACTGGGCCAAG GACGGTGCGAGTTGCAATGCAGGTTCCTGTAGTCATGACAACATCACTGGGTCAGAAGATCTCTACAGTGGCTGTTCAGCAGCCGGCAGGAACGACGGGGGCAGCTGGTCACACTACTCTCCTCACCAACACCAATCCTATTGGTGCAGCTGCTGGTGGCACCAGCTCACAACAGAAG gttGTGATTCAGACCATCCCCACCATGGTCCCAGCCACAGCAGATAACGGAGACAAAATCACTGTCCAGTTGGCTAAGATAATCACAATACCGGCCCATCAGTTAGCTCAGTGTCAGCTGCAGACCTCTACAGGCTCCAAGCCCAGTGTCGGGACCACCCCGGCTGGTATCAGCCTCCTTGGGAGCCCACTGACAGTCCGTGCCCTGGCACCCGTCAACGTCACCCCAGGAACACAAGTAATGAGACTGACAGTGCCAACGCAGTCTCCACAACAGGCCTTGGTAGTGTCTCAGCCAGGGAGTGTTGGGAGCGGAGGGGCAGGTGTGATAACAGTATCAACAGCCAAGCAGACGGTGGCTGCACAGCCTCGGATCATTAGCGGTGTCATCAATGGCTCAGAGTTGGTGATAGGAGGGCCGGCAAATGCAGGAGTCACAGTGGAAAGGCTCAAGGTCCAAGCTGTTCAGGTGCCGGTGACTGTGGCTGTCCAACAAAACCAGGCCAATCCCAAAATTGTCCACAGTGTCCCATCTGAGGTGGAGGACGCTGAAGTGGTGATCAAACTGGAAGCACCTGATGTGACAAAAACAGAAGAACCCGAGTGTTGA